One window of the Salvia splendens isolate huo1 chromosome 1, SspV2, whole genome shotgun sequence genome contains the following:
- the LOC121799773 gene encoding 40S ribosomal protein S12-like: MSGEDVVAEAPAPVPALGEPMDIMTALQLVLRKSKAHSGLSRGLHEAAKVIEKHAAQLCVLAEDCDQADYVKLVKALCADHNVSLITVPSAKTLGEWAGLCKIDSEGKARKVVGCACVVVKDYGEESEGLHIVQEYVKSH, from the exons ATGTCAGG TGAGGATGTTGTTGCTGAGGCACCAGCTCCAGTTCCAGCGCTTGGGGAGCCCATGGATATCATGACTGCTTTGCAGTTGGTTCTGAGAAAGTCCAAAGCCCACAGTGGCCTTTCTCGTGGGCTCCATGAAGCTGCCAAGGTCATTGAGAAGCATGCTGCTCAGCTTTGTGTCTTGGCAGAGGACTGTGACCAGGCTGATTATGTCAAATTGGTGAAAGCTCTTTGTGCTGATCATAACGTTAGCTTGATCACTGTGCCTAGTGCTAAAACCCTTGGCGAGTGGGCTGGA CTATGCAAGATTGACTCTGAAGGAAAAGCAAGGAAGGTGGTGGGTTGTGCATGCGTTGTTGTTAAG GATTACGGAGAAGAAAGTGAGGGTTTACATATCGTCCAGGAATATGTGAAATCACATTAA